The proteins below come from a single Spirochaetia bacterium 38H-sp genomic window:
- a CDS encoding flagellar hook-basal body protein: MIRGYYIGASGMASQLNKMDAIANNLANVDLTGYKRDTAVFKAFPELLIRRMGDKYYKFPMGSVDNTPVVGKLGTGVETNEVYTVFEQGPLKETQDPFNFALDGQGFFTVMTPYGERYTRNGSFILGPEGMLVTKEGYPVMGENGFIKIKANNFMVDEDGRIFVNTKFSDPNRLVSMEENEWDQTELLDRLKIVKVKRPRYLAKQGDSLWKTTTESGDAQLMEEGRPKIRQGFLEASNVNPVTEMVQMIEVNRAYEANQKTIETQDSLLGRLINEALRV; this comes from the coding sequence ATGATTAGAGGGTATTATATAGGTGCAAGCGGTATGGCAAGCCAGCTTAACAAGATGGATGCCATAGCTAACAATCTTGCTAATGTTGATCTTACGGGATACAAAAGAGATACAGCTGTTTTCAAGGCTTTCCCTGAGCTCCTGATAAGGAGAATGGGAGATAAATACTATAAGTTTCCCATGGGCTCTGTTGATAACACTCCTGTGGTAGGAAAGCTGGGTACCGGTGTGGAAACCAATGAGGTGTACACAGTTTTTGAGCAGGGGCCGCTCAAGGAAACACAGGACCCATTTAATTTTGCGCTTGACGGACAGGGCTTTTTTACTGTCATGACCCCATATGGAGAGAGATACACCAGAAACGGTTCTTTCATACTGGGACCTGAGGGTATGCTGGTAACAAAAGAAGGATATCCTGTTATGGGGGAGAATGGTTTTATAAAAATAAAAGCAAACAATTTTATGGTCGACGAGGACGGCAGAATATTTGTAAATACAAAGTTTTCTGACCCCAACAGATTGGTATCTATGGAAGAAAACGAATGGGATCAGACAGAGCTTCTGGATAGGTTAAAGATAGTAAAAGTAAAGCGACCAAGATACCTTGCAAAACAGGGTGATTCTCTATGGAAAACAACAACAGAAAGCGGTGATGCTCAGCTTATGGAAGAAGGAAGACCTAAGATACGACAAGGCTTTCTTGAGGCATCCAATGTCAATCCTGTCACAGAGATGGTGCAGATGATAGAAGTAAACAGAGCTTATGAAGCAAACCAGAAGACAATAGAGACCCAGGACAGCCTTCTTGGTAGACTGATTAACGAAGCACTCAGAGTGTAG
- the flgG gene encoding flagellar basal-body rod protein FlgG, whose amino-acid sequence MMRSLWTAASGMVGQQYHIDTVANNLSNVNTTGFKKNRVDFEDLIYQTVRMAGTPATEVTVVPTPTQVGHGVRVAASAKQFTQGALQNTGNISDIAIQGDGFFRVMLYDGSYAYTRDGSFKIDSNGQFVTSNGYRVMPDITLPEGFIPDTLSVSQDGRVTVKVPGQDDPIDVAQIQLYRFVNPSGLQAIGDNMYKVTNASGDPVGGRPGFDGMGKVMHKFLEMSNVSVVNEMVEMIVAQRAYELNSKAVQTSDSMLSTAVNLKR is encoded by the coding sequence ATGATGAGATCTTTATGGACAGCAGCATCCGGAATGGTGGGACAACAATACCACATTGATACTGTTGCAAACAACCTTTCCAACGTAAACACGACTGGCTTTAAGAAAAACAGAGTGGATTTTGAGGATTTGATATATCAGACCGTAAGAATGGCGGGAACACCTGCAACAGAGGTAACTGTTGTTCCTACTCCTACGCAAGTAGGACATGGTGTCAGGGTAGCTGCAAGTGCAAAGCAGTTTACCCAGGGGGCATTGCAAAATACAGGCAATATAAGTGATATAGCTATACAGGGAGACGGTTTTTTCCGTGTTATGCTTTATGATGGAAGTTATGCCTATACTAGAGACGGTTCCTTTAAGATAGACAGCAATGGACAGTTTGTAACCTCTAACGGTTATAGGGTTATGCCTGATATAACCCTTCCGGAGGGGTTTATTCCCGATACTCTCTCTGTATCTCAGGATGGAAGAGTTACTGTAAAAGTTCCCGGACAGGATGATCCTATCGATGTGGCTCAAATACAACTGTATAGATTTGTAAACCCATCTGGACTGCAGGCTATAGGTGATAACATGTACAAGGTTACCAATGCATCAGGAGACCCTGTAGGAGGCAGACCTGGTTTTGATGGTATGGGCAAGGTTATGCATAAGTTTTTGGAGATGTCCAATGTCTCTGTTGTAAATGAGATGGTAGAAATGATAGTCGCACAGAGAGCCTATGAGCTCAACTCAAAAGCAGTACAGACATCGGATTCCATGCTTTCTACAGCAGTAAACCTCAAGAGATAG
- a CDS encoding rod-binding protein: protein MIQLTDLYKITDTNIPNLNPKEADKARLKEATQEFEAIFIKKMLDQMRKTVHRSNLIERNMAEDVFEDMLYDEYARKMAKTSSLGLADMLYKQLSRI from the coding sequence GTGATTCAGCTTACAGACCTGTATAAAATAACAGACACCAATATACCCAACCTTAATCCCAAAGAAGCTGATAAAGCAAGATTAAAAGAGGCTACACAGGAGTTTGAGGCTATTTTTATAAAGAAAATGCTTGATCAAATGAGAAAAACAGTCCACAGAAGTAATCTTATAGAAAGAAACATGGCTGAGGATGTTTTTGAAGACATGCTTTATGATGAATACGCAAGAAAAATGGCAAAAACCTCCAGCTTGGGGCTTGCTGATATGCTTTACAAGCAACTTTCAAGAATATAA
- a CDS encoding RNA polymerase sigma factor RpoD/SigA: MDAKEKKNNSAIEETLSAYLREIKKTPLLSAAEEKELSRLIRKGDKNAREKLITSNLRLVVKIALHYTGHGLPVMDLIQEGNIGLMRAAEKFDYRRNVRFSTYAAWWIRQSINRALMNKKRTIRLPNRKEDTIRRIKTIRMELRQRIMREPTCEEIAERMDMDPFEVAELLSLGQEMASLDSELSDSNGVLMDICVGGDSPEEEICKKAFKEDTINLIKESLDEREQKVLIHRYSLDGGPRETLKGISLDLGISPETVRQIELRAIKKLKEKAETIGDYIYN; the protein is encoded by the coding sequence ATGGATGCAAAAGAGAAAAAGAATAATTCTGCAATAGAAGAAACACTTTCTGCTTATCTTAGAGAGATAAAGAAAACGCCTCTCCTGTCAGCAGCGGAAGAAAAGGAACTGTCACGTCTTATAAGAAAGGGAGATAAAAATGCCAGAGAAAAACTTATAACTTCCAACCTGAGATTGGTTGTGAAAATTGCACTTCATTATACCGGACACGGCTTGCCTGTTATGGATCTTATACAGGAAGGCAATATCGGACTCATGAGGGCAGCGGAGAAGTTTGACTACAGAAGAAATGTGCGTTTTTCCACTTATGCTGCCTGGTGGATACGCCAGTCCATAAACAGGGCACTAATGAACAAAAAAAGAACCATACGGCTTCCCAACAGAAAAGAAGATACCATAAGGCGTATTAAAACTATAAGAATGGAGTTAAGGCAAAGGATTATGAGAGAACCTACTTGCGAGGAAATCGCAGAAAGAATGGATATGGACCCTTTTGAGGTTGCTGAGCTCTTGTCGCTGGGGCAGGAGATGGCTTCTCTGGATTCTGAGCTTTCCGACTCCAATGGAGTGCTTATGGATATTTGTGTCGGAGGAGATTCTCCTGAGGAAGAAATATGCAAAAAGGCTTTTAAAGAAGATACTATCAATCTGATAAAAGAGTCTCTTGATGAGAGAGAACAAAAGGTTTTGATTCACAGGTATTCGCTTGACGGAGGTCCTAGGGAAACGTTAAAAGGTATAAGCCTTGACTTGGGAATTTCTCCTGAGACGGTAAGACAGATAGAGCTTAGGGCAATAAAAAAGCTCAAGGAAAAAGCGGAAACAATTGGAGATTACATATATAACTGA